One genomic window of Oncorhynchus kisutch isolate 150728-3 linkage group LG24, Okis_V2, whole genome shotgun sequence includes the following:
- the olfml3a gene encoding olfactomedin-like protein 3B — protein MTTAVPFLLSLVVVLTNGQYYYQGLMDYLENRFLAIEDRMLIWHEQSNRYNTELRHFKKQTAEFIKGLNQDHGTLRQDLEGTGVRVDRVEREMDYIETQNPAKPCVNQADRMVDVDLEVKERVKERKRGGEEDGYSRVLDCVDIISSIRAMKILKRMGSPKGMWTKDARTSKVYVFNGTAEDTVYQFSSVLDFSSSPGVAHSRPIRLPSLWSGTGCAVYNGYAYYVMEGADELQVIKYDLANGTLADSAVFPVEVADHRPVYSLNPETAVDLAADEEGLWALYTTRESESINLAKMDPDSLDIEQMWDTQCPQENAEAAFVVCGTVYVVYNTRVPSRSRVQCVFDVNDAVTNEEAPLLYFPRRYGLHASLKYNPQEKQIYAWDDGYLILYKLSMTRKLMV, from the exons ATGACAACGGctgtccccttcctcctctccttagtCGTAGTCCTCACCAACGGTCAGTATTACTACCAGGGTCTCATGGATTATCTGGAGAACAGATTCCTTGCCATTGAG GATCGTATGCTCATATGGCACGAGCAGTCGAACCGCTACAACACAGAGCTGCGGCACTTCAAGAAGCAGACTGCTGAGTTTATAAAGGGACTAAACCAGGACCACGGGACCCTGCGCCAAGACCTGGAGGGGACAGGGGTACGAGTGGACCGCgtcgagagagagatggactacaTCGAAACCCAAAACCCCGCTAAGCCCTGTGTGAACCAGGCAGACAGAATGGTGGATGTGGACCTGGAGGTGAAGGAGCgggtgaaggagagaaagagagggggagaggaagatgggtaCTCCAGAGTCTTGG ATTGTGTAGACATCATCTCCAGCATCAGAGCCATGAAGATCCTGAAGAGGATGGGCAGCCCCAAGGGCATGTGGACTAAAGACGCCAGGACCTCTAAGGTCTACGTCTTCAACGGCACGGCAGAGGACACCGTGTACCAGTTCAGCTCTGTTCTAGACTTCTCGTCCTCCCCAGGAGTGGCCCACAGCAGGCCTATAAGACTGCCCTCTCTGTGGAGTGGCACCGGATGTGCCGTCTACAATGGCTATGCCTACTACGTGATGGAGGGGGCCGACGAGCTCCAGGTGATTAAGTATGACCTGGCGAATGGCACATTGGCAGACAGTGCTGTGTTCCCAGTGGAGGTGGCAGACCATAGACCCGTCTACAGCCTCAACCCAGAGACTGCTGTGGACCTGGCTGCCGATGAGGAAGGCCTCTGGGCCCTTTACACCACCAGGGAGAGTGAGTCCATCAACCTGGCTAAGATGGACCCTGACAGCCTGGATATCGAGCAGATGTGGGATACACAGTGTCCCCAGGAGAACGCGGAGGCAGCCTTCGTGGTCTGTGGGACGGTCTATGTGGTCTACAACACTAGGGTGCCTAGTCGTTCTcgtgttcagtgtgtgtttgaCGTAAACGATGCGGTGACCAATGAGGAGGCTCCGCTACTGTATTTCCCCAGGAGGTATGGACTCCACGCCAGCCTTAAGTACAACCCTCAGGAGAAACAGATCTATGCCTGGGACGACGGCTACCTGATCCTTTACAAACTGTCCATGACGAGGAAGCTAATGGTTTAA